A genomic segment from Clostridium fungisolvens encodes:
- a CDS encoding ABC transporter substrate-binding protein, with protein MKRKLAFIISAVLAVGTVLSSCQVEKVSDSNTNGSSDTIKIGVFEPLTGANAGGGELEVEGIKLANKLYPEVNGKKIELVIVDNKSDKVEASNAASRLVEKEKVTAIIGSYGSSLSMAAGDIVKKAKIPTVATSATNPLVTKGNDYYFRVCFIDPFQGTVMANYAYSKLNAKKVAIVQEVSNDYAVGLAKYFTDSFTKLTGDSKAIVSTSNYNTGDQDFSAQLTNIKSQNPDVIFAPGNFTESALLIKQARDLGIKAPIIGGDTWETPDFLKIGGQAAEGAVFSTAFATEKPVTKESEKFLEAYKKEYSGKDASAMSALGYDSYLILVDALKRSGSNDSVKLRDELAKTKDFQGATGVINFDEDRNAIKAAIIKTVKDGKFTYTDTVEPTK; from the coding sequence ATGAAGAGAAAATTAGCTTTTATAATAAGTGCAGTATTGGCTGTAGGAACAGTACTTTCAAGTTGCCAGGTTGAGAAGGTATCAGATTCTAACACTAATGGTAGCAGTGATACTATAAAGATTGGGGTTTTTGAACCGCTTACGGGAGCAAATGCTGGGGGTGGTGAATTAGAGGTAGAAGGAATAAAACTTGCTAACAAGCTTTATCCTGAAGTTAATGGAAAGAAAATAGAACTAGTAATAGTTGATAATAAATCTGACAAAGTAGAGGCATCTAATGCGGCATCAAGACTTGTAGAGAAAGAAAAGGTTACGGCTATAATAGGAAGTTACGGTAGCTCACTTTCAATGGCTGCTGGAGATATCGTAAAGAAAGCTAAGATACCAACAGTTGCAACATCAGCAACAAATCCATTGGTTACTAAAGGAAATGACTATTATTTCAGAGTTTGTTTTATAGATCCATTCCAAGGAACAGTAATGGCTAACTACGCTTACTCAAAACTAAATGCTAAGAAAGTTGCAATTGTACAAGAAGTTTCTAATGATTATGCAGTTGGATTAGCTAAGTATTTTACAGATTCATTTACAAAATTGACTGGGGACAGTAAAGCTATAGTTTCAACATCTAACTATAATACTGGAGACCAAGATTTTAGTGCACAGTTGACTAATATAAAATCACAAAATCCAGATGTAATATTTGCTCCTGGTAACTTCACAGAGTCAGCACTTCTAATAAAACAAGCAAGAGATTTAGGAATAAAGGCTCCAATAATAGGTGGAGATACATGGGAGACACCAGACTTTTTAAAGATAGGTGGTCAAGCTGCTGAAGGAGCAGTATTCTCAACTGCATTTGCTACAGAAAAACCAGTTACAAAGGAATCGGAGAAATTCTTAGAAGCATATAAAAAAGAATACAGTGGAAAAGATGCTTCCGCAATGTCTGCACTTGGATATGATTCATACTTAATACTAGTAGATGCTCTTAAGAGATCTGGATCAAATGATTCTGTTAAGTTAAGAGATGAACTTGCAAAGACTAAGGATTTCCAAGGGGCTACAGGAGTAATCAATTTTGATGAAGACAGAAACGCCATAAAAGCAGCAATAATTAAGACTGTTAAGGATGGTAAATTCACTTATACTGACACAGTAGAGCCAACAAAATAA
- a CDS encoding ABC transporter substrate-binding protein, with amino-acid sequence MKRKLAIIISAVLAVGTVLSSCQVEKVSDSKTSGSSDTIKIGVFEPLTGANAGGGELEVEGIKLANKLYPEVNGKKIELVIVDNKSDKVEASNAASRLVEKEKVTAIIGSWGSSLSMAAGDIIKKAKIPTVATSATNPLVTKGNDYYFRVCFIDPFQGTVMANYAYSKLNAKKVAIVQEVSNDYAVGLAKYFTDSFTKLTGDSKAIVSVSNYNTGDQDFSAQLTNIKSQNPDVIFAPGNFTESALLIKQARDLGIKAPIIGGDTWETPDFLKIGGSAVDGAVFSTFFATEKPITKESEKFLAEYKKEYSKEPAAVSALAYDAYLLLVDGLKRTGSEDSVKLRDELVKTKDFQGAAGVVNFDEDRNAVKSAVIKQVKDGKFTYLDIIEPTK; translated from the coding sequence ATGAAAAGAAAACTAGCAATTATAATTAGTGCGGTATTAGCCGTAGGAACAGTGCTTTCAAGCTGTCAGGTTGAGAAGGTATCAGATTCTAAGACAAGTGGTAGTAGTGATACTATAAAAATAGGAGTTTTTGAGCCACTCACAGGTGCAAATGCTGGAGGTGGAGAACTAGAAGTAGAAGGAATAAAACTTGCTAATAAACTTTATCCTGAGGTAAATGGGAAGAAGATTGAACTAGTAATAGTTGATAATAAATCAGACAAGGTAGAAGCATCTAATGCAGCATCAAGACTTGTTGAAAAAGAGAAGGTTACAGCTATTATAGGAAGTTGGGGAAGTTCCTTATCAATGGCTGCTGGAGATATTATAAAGAAAGCTAAAATACCAACAGTTGCAACATCAGCAACAAATCCATTAGTTACTAAGGGAAATGACTATTATTTTAGAGTTTGTTTTATAGATCCATTCCAAGGAACAGTAATGGCTAACTACGCTTACTCAAAGCTTAATGCTAAGAAGGTTGCAATTGTGCAAGAAGTTTCTAATGATTATGCAGTTGGACTAGCTAAGTATTTTACAGATTCATTCACAAAGTTAACTGGAGACAGCAAGGCTATAGTTTCAGTATCTAACTATAATACTGGAGATCAAGATTTTAGTGCGCAGTTAACTAATATAAAATCACAAAATCCAGATGTAATATTTGCTCCTGGTAACTTCACTGAGTCAGCACTTCTAATAAAACAAGCAAGAGATTTAGGAATAAAGGCTCCAATAATAGGTGGAGATACATGGGAAACTCCTGACTTCTTAAAGATAGGTGGTAGTGCTGTTGATGGAGCGGTATTCTCTACTTTCTTTGCAACAGAGAAACCTATAACAAAGGAATCAGAAAAATTCTTAGCAGAATATAAGAAGGAATACAGTAAAGAACCTGCTGCAGTTTCAGCTCTTGCATATGATGCGTATTTGTTACTTGTAGATGGTCTAAAGAGAACTGGCTCAGAAGATTCAGTTAAATTGAGAGATGAACTTGTAAAAACTAAGGACTTCCAAGGAGCTGCAGGTGTTGTTAATTTTGATGAAGATAGAAATGCAGTAAAATCAGCAGTTATTAAGCAAGTAAAGGACGGAAAGTTTACTTATCTTGATATAATCGAACCAACAAAATAG
- a CDS encoding branched-chain amino acid ABC transporter permease: MGTLLQHLANGISLGSLYALIAIGYTMVYGILRLINFAHGDIFMMAAYFTFYGIAVFAMPWYVAVLFSIALTVFLGIFIEKAAYKPIRTAPKISILISAIGVSFFLENLGTVVFGGVPKAFPQVPLFTDVIKIGSVSMQRLTIIIPVVTVIILLLLLYVVNNTKVGMAMRAVSKDYEISSLMTININRIITLTFAIGSALAAVGSIMWGFKFPNINPLMGVMPGLKCFIAAVIGGIGNITGAVVGGFILGIGEIMLVALLPSLTGYRDAFAFILLIVILLFKPTGIMGEKISEKV; encoded by the coding sequence ATGGGTACACTTTTGCAGCATTTAGCTAATGGAATATCATTAGGTAGTTTATATGCATTAATAGCAATAGGATACACAATGGTTTATGGAATATTAAGACTTATAAATTTTGCTCATGGAGATATATTTATGATGGCTGCTTATTTTACCTTTTACGGTATAGCAGTTTTTGCAATGCCTTGGTATGTAGCAGTATTGTTTTCTATAGCTCTTACAGTATTTCTTGGAATATTTATAGAGAAGGCAGCTTACAAACCTATAAGAACTGCACCTAAGATATCAATATTGATATCAGCAATAGGGGTATCGTTCTTTCTTGAAAACTTAGGAACAGTTGTCTTTGGAGGAGTACCTAAAGCTTTTCCTCAAGTGCCACTTTTTACTGACGTAATTAAAATTGGATCTGTATCAATGCAAAGACTTACAATCATAATCCCTGTGGTAACTGTTATTATACTATTATTATTGTTATATGTTGTAAACAATACAAAAGTTGGAATGGCTATGAGAGCTGTTTCTAAGGATTATGAAATATCTTCATTGATGACTATAAATATAAACAGAATAATAACTTTGACTTTCGCAATAGGATCAGCCTTAGCGGCAGTTGGAAGTATAATGTGGGGATTCAAGTTCCCTAACATTAATCCACTTATGGGAGTTATGCCAGGACTTAAATGCTTTATAGCTGCAGTTATAGGTGGAATAGGAAACATTACTGGTGCTGTAGTGGGTGGATTTATCCTTGGAATAGGTGAAATCATGCTTGTTGCATTATTACCAAGTCTTACAGGTTATAGAGATGCTTTTGCCTTTATACTTTTAATAGTTATATTACTATTTAAGCCAACAGGTATCATGGGCGAAAAAATTTCGGAGAAGGTGTAG
- a CDS encoding ABC transporter ATP-binding protein translates to MKLLNADKITMKFGGLTAVKDFSLELNKGEIVALIGPNGAGKTTAFNMITGVYTPSEGQIFFNNERISGLKPDAITKKGIARTFQNIRLFGELTVLDNVLIANHLHLKSMFLEGMFKLPRYRKEEKEMVQKSLELLERVGLLDLKDEKASSLPYGKQRRLEIARGLATNPEIMLLDEPAAGMNPKESDELTSFINEIRDEFGLTIFMIEHHMPLVMGISDRIYVLDHGVTIAHGTPYEIQNNSKVIEAYLGVKEDA, encoded by the coding sequence ATGAAATTGCTTAATGCAGACAAGATAACAATGAAGTTTGGAGGTCTTACAGCAGTTAAGGACTTCAGTTTAGAACTAAATAAGGGCGAAATTGTTGCTCTTATAGGACCTAACGGTGCAGGTAAGACTACGGCTTTTAATATGATTACAGGTGTTTACACCCCTTCCGAAGGACAAATATTTTTTAATAATGAAAGAATCTCTGGACTAAAACCAGATGCCATAACTAAAAAGGGGATAGCTAGAACTTTCCAAAACATAAGACTATTTGGAGAATTAACAGTTTTGGATAATGTTCTTATAGCAAATCATCTTCATTTAAAATCAATGTTTTTAGAAGGGATGTTTAAGCTTCCTAGATATAGAAAAGAAGAAAAAGAAATGGTTCAAAAATCATTAGAGTTACTAGAGAGAGTTGGACTTTTAGATCTTAAGGATGAAAAGGCAAGTTCACTTCCTTATGGAAAGCAAAGAAGGTTAGAAATTGCGAGAGGTCTTGCAACTAATCCGGAGATTATGCTTTTAGATGAACCAGCGGCTGGAATGAATCCAAAGGAATCTGATGAGCTTACAAGCTTTATAAATGAGATAAGAGATGAATTTGGTCTTACTATATTTATGATAGAACATCACATGCCTTTAGTAATGGGAATATCTGATAGAATATATGTGCTCGACCATGGAGTTACTATAGCACATGGGACACCTTATGAAATTCAAAATAATTCAAAGGTTATTGAAGCCTACTTGGGGGTGAAGGAAGATGCTTAA
- a CDS encoding branched-chain amino acid ABC transporter permease, with product MKKRNLILTGISFVVLILFLIYADKNFDPYKTRILNLCAIYAVLALSMNLINGFTGLFSLGHAGFIAIGAYTTALLTMSPETKAQNFFMQPIAAPLANIQLPFPIALIVAGIISAFLAYLIGAPALRLKGDYLAIATLGFAEIIRVVINNTQSITNGALGLKGIPVTTNIWWSFGVFIVTVILMVSFVNSSFGRALKAIREDEIAAESMGINLFRNKTLAFSIGAFFAGVGGGLLANSLGTIDPTMFKFMLTFNILLIIVLGGMGSITGTVISSFIITIAGEALRFLDETITIGGYRIQGVAGTRMVVFSALLMIAVLFFSKGLMGNREFSWNGLFGFFKNIGRSKGGSQDEIA from the coding sequence ATGAAAAAGAGAAATTTAATTTTAACAGGAATTTCATTTGTCGTACTCATATTATTTTTAATATATGCAGATAAAAACTTTGATCCATATAAAACAAGAATACTTAACTTATGTGCAATTTATGCAGTTTTGGCCTTAAGCATGAATTTGATTAATGGTTTCACTGGTTTGTTTTCATTAGGGCATGCCGGATTTATAGCTATAGGTGCTTATACAACAGCTCTTTTGACTATGTCGCCTGAAACTAAGGCTCAAAACTTTTTTATGCAGCCTATAGCTGCTCCTTTGGCAAATATACAATTGCCTTTTCCAATAGCTCTTATAGTTGCAGGTATAATCTCTGCATTTTTAGCTTACTTAATAGGCGCTCCTGCGCTAAGACTTAAAGGTGATTACTTAGCTATTGCAACTCTTGGTTTTGCAGAAATAATAAGAGTAGTAATAAATAATACACAATCCATTACTAATGGTGCATTAGGATTAAAAGGTATACCAGTAACTACTAATATATGGTGGAGTTTTGGGGTGTTCATAGTGACAGTTATACTTATGGTGTCATTTGTGAATAGTAGTTTTGGTAGAGCGCTGAAAGCAATAAGAGAAGATGAAATAGCAGCTGAAAGTATGGGAATAAATCTTTTTAGAAATAAAACTCTAGCTTTTTCAATAGGGGCTTTCTTTGCTGGAGTAGGTGGTGGGTTACTAGCAAATTCACTAGGAACAATAGATCCTACAATGTTTAAATTCATGCTTACTTTCAACATATTACTTATTATAGTTCTAGGTGGAATGGGAAGTATAACAGGAACTGTAATTTCATCATTTATAATAACAATAGCTGGAGAAGCATTGAGATTCTTAGATGAAACTATAACAATAGGTGGATACAGGATACAAGGAGTTGCTGGTACTAGAATGGTAGTATTCTCAGCCCTTCTAATGATAGCTGTATTATTCTTTAGTAAAGGTCTTATGGGAAATAGAGAATTTTCATGGAATGGTCTTTTTGGATTCTTCAAAAACATAGGACGAAGCAAAGGAGGAAGCCAAGATGAAATTGCTTAA
- a CDS encoding ABC transporter ATP-binding protein has product MLKIEDLVVSYGAIEALNGISINVEQGKIVTLVGANGAGKSTTLRATVGLTKIKSGKIIYDGVDITNKKTEQIPKMGLTLVPEGRRVFPNLTVLENIKLGAYFRKDKKEIEKDIKWIYELFPRLEERKWQLAGTLSGGEQQMLAVGRALMAKPKLLMMDEPSLGLAPIIVKDIFNIIQEIRRQGVTILLIEQNANLALKAADYGYVLETGRIIMEGTGEELLKNEDIKNAYLGEAVDKKEAAL; this is encoded by the coding sequence ATGCTTAAGATAGAAGATTTAGTTGTATCTTATGGAGCTATTGAGGCTCTTAATGGAATATCTATAAATGTAGAGCAAGGAAAGATTGTTACTCTTGTTGGTGCTAACGGAGCCGGAAAAAGTACAACGCTAAGAGCTACAGTAGGCCTTACTAAAATTAAGTCAGGAAAGATAATCTATGATGGAGTAGATATAACTAACAAAAAGACAGAGCAGATACCAAAGATGGGTTTGACTCTAGTTCCTGAAGGAAGAAGAGTTTTTCCTAACCTTACTGTTCTTGAGAATATTAAGTTAGGTGCGTATTTCAGAAAAGATAAGAAGGAAATAGAAAAAGATATAAAGTGGATATATGAGTTGTTTCCAAGATTAGAGGAAAGAAAATGGCAACTTGCAGGAACTCTTTCTGGAGGAGAGCAACAAATGTTAGCAGTTGGAAGAGCTCTTATGGCAAAGCCAAAACTTCTAATGATGGATGAGCCTTCACTTGGACTTGCACCTATAATAGTTAAAGATATCTTTAATATAATTCAAGAGATAAGAAGACAAGGTGTTACTATATTGCTAATAGAGCAAAATGCAAACCTTGCTTTGAAGGCAGCAGATTATGGATATGTACTTGAAACTGGAAGGATAATAATGGAAGGCACTGGAGAAGAACTTCTAAAGAATGAAGATATAAAAAATGCTTACTTAGGTGAAGCAGTTGATAAGAAAGAAGCCGCATTATAG